From a region of the Besnoitia besnoiti strain Bb-Ger1 chromosome I, whole genome shotgun sequence genome:
- a CDS encoding calcium-translocating P-type ATPase, PMCA-type protein (encoded by transcript BESB_008120), translated as MKAQEAMGIPAAGSKGHSQAANDGGIRESHPTGSASSFARVLSRVRRSSAASNRVSPANMASVPTGGHAPSAALETASLRVSPVQQVPERRLSDDGAASQPTSDVAVSPLPSQHSDQRTTANLGSQIPQEALRTTERCSITEPTPAERGTQNLSVGPSRQSENELQHRPPDPTLDSRSQRVSHVSVEIPSAPQPGEAPVKPFTFTTEQLYSLVRSYITRTKYEELELLESYGGVGALETGLLTSFQHGLDVTEEALAPMSPRAESKPASPRAALPPLSPAQELLQKRKGTFGVNVLPQRKPTPFWRLCLDAASDFTLRILTLCGLISIVLGVTVGEQPEVEWIEGFAIWVAVLVVIAVTATNDWVKEKQFRKLGRVKDDKLCRVVRAGRERQTPVNTLLVGDVVRLEVGDEIPADCLLISGTELRADESALTGESEAIAKAPPRECQEALRARRALPPPLGSTPQPSDVQTDEAAAAQTPAEETAADSRLAADGAEAPENPHSGEVNSRRASGAAAGAAPQTGAETETQARASSASSSTVECSSAEKRRTSFLGRDTKRSLSALLESVKKTNDAPPAPTGEHHETPSPILLAGTAVVGGSGRALVVGVGIHSQQGEMYRQLTSFDAQPTPLQNKLNALARDIGRIGFVAACLTLLVLFVQYWILYALLPEESRPSAGAIGREHVDFLVTAITIIVVAVPEGLPLAVTISLAYSIGKMLKDQNYVRRLAACETMGGANEICSDKTGTLTKNLMSVEALWAGADVAYRDDELWARWRDQGFALSQHATGAPSARGRAAATGRRAESSRAAPPASSDDQALETEKTREDKRGRSVAFRGAHTQPGLAPTRMPSKYFKIFMDNIALNSTSVLERKALPVADSPARSRLISLASGTLKATQTVVKQVGSPTECALLEFAGEMGFDYERLRDEKLLIETDLVHREPFTSDRKLMTTVVNVWDEAELPSADAQPSPQLSGASSAASELRSGSILRRRLSGPSRIQAAALASPAGGLSPPPRPSGSLPALSTYRVLVKGAAETVLRLCAHVVCPLSVSADAPESEREESAAALAPLDAERILEIERTVIHRLAGEALRTICLAYRDITVEDGDRSWLQDSEIKPFKKMEVGLTCLAIVGIRDPVRAEVPAAVRACQKAGIRVRMVTGDNIETAKQIAIKCNIYHPESNGLAMTASEFNALVGGVVCNNCRLSSCSCPRDPTEEKRTGKKMRTDVIANPDAFNEIADNLEVLSRSQPHDKYVLVVGLKQRGAVVAVTGDGANDAPALKTADVGFAMGISGKEVAKQAADIVLLDDNFGSIVKAVKWGRNVYDNIRRFLQFQLTVNVVAVTTAFLTAMVIRESPLTAVQMLWVNLIMDSFASLALATEPPTDELLNRKPHSRKEYLVSQVMFRNIVGQAIYQLTVLLLLIFGAERFIPEEPWTYLSHGLRTRFPKFCEFSDCTQVPDALPRGTFIRSGRRYLPFSNREDYFNRWRVDLGASRHYTLVFNVFVFMQIFNMLNARKINDEWNVSSGVLRNKLWISIALFIGVVQVLVVEFGGIAVSCHFQGLTGAQWVISLAFGAGSVLVGFLLHLVPYKFLPQTGKKEVDLLHAGPSLALASRGRLSSERLSVRLGGGVGLTSEQKRALLERVGGYKSESFGGADPPLHAVNSAVQRSASRRKPLLRQAVTAV; from the exons ATGAAGGCCCAAGAAGCGATGGGTATTCCAGCAGCAGGTTCTAAAGGGCATTCTCAAGCAGCCAACGATGGAGGCATCAGGGAAAGCCATCCCACAGGTAGCGCGAGCTCTTTTGCTCGCGTACTGTCACGAGTACGGAGAAGCTCAGCAGCGAGTAACCGAGTCAGTCCGGCGAATATGGCCAGCGTGCCTACCGGAGGGCACGCTCCTTCCGCTGCTCTCGAAACAGCATCTTTGCGTGTCTCTCCAGTGCAGCAGGTCCCCGAGAGGCGATTGAGCGACGACGGTGCAGCTAGTCAGCCCACGTCTGACGTGGCAGTTTCCCCTCTACCTTCGCAGCATTCAGACCAGAGGACAACGGCGAATTTGGGCAGTCAGATACCTCAAGAGGCGCTCCGTACCACCGAGCGCTGTTCAATCACAGAACCGACTCCAGCAGAAAGGGGCACTCAAAATTTGAGTGTGGGACCGTCACGCCAGTCTGAGAATGAGCTGCAGCACAGACCTCCGGACCCCACACTTGACAGTAGAAGCCAACGCGTTTCTCATGTTTCTGTCGAAATCCCGAGCGCTCCGCAGCCAGGTGAAGCGCCTGTGAAGCCATTCACCTTCACAACGGAGCAGCTCTACT CGCTGGTCCGAAGCTACATCACGCGTACCAAGTATGAGGAGCTTGAGCTGCTGGAGAGCTACGGGGGCGTTGGGGCCCTAGAAACAGGCCTGTTGACCAGCTTCCAACACGGCTTAGATGTCAccgaagaggcgctggcCCCGATGTCGCCTCGAGCCGAGTCGAaaccggcgtcgccgcgagctgctttGCCCCCGCTTTCCCCTGCGCAAGAACTCCTGCAGAAGCGGAAGGGCACCTTCGGAGTCAACGTGCTGCCTCAGCGCAAGCCAACCC CCTtctggcgcctctgcctggACGCCGCCTCGGACTTTACACTGCGAATCCTGACGCTCTGCGGCCTCATTTCCATCGTCCTAGGCGTCACG GTCGGCGAGCAACCGGAAGTCGAGTGGATTGAAGGCTTCGCGATATgggtcgccgtcctcgtcgtcatcgCCGTGACGGCGACCAACGACTGGGTCAAGGAGAAGCAGTTCCGAAAGCTCGGCCGAGTCAAAG ACGACAAACTCTGCCGCGTGGTGCGGGCCGGTCGCGAGCGCCAGACGCCGGTCAACACGCTGCTGGTGGGCGATGTGGTTCGCCTCGAGGTCGGCGACGAAATCCCCGCCGACTGTCTTCTGATCTCCGGCACTGAGCTCCGCGCCGACGAGTCTGCACTCACGGGCGAGTCCGAGGCGatcgcgaaggcgccgccgcgagagtgccaggaggcgcttcgcgcgcggcgtgccctgcctccgcccctGGGCTCCACTCCGCAGCCGAGCGACGTCCAgacagacgaggccgcggccgcgcagacaccggcggaggagaccgcCGCAGATAGCCGACTGGCGGCGgacggggcggaggcgccggagaaCCCGCACTCCGGCGAAGTgaactcgcggcgagcgagtggggcggctgcaggcgctgccccACAGACGGGCGCGGAAACGGAAACGcaagcgcgcgcgtcttccgcctcgtcttcgacTGTGGAATGTTcctccgcggagaagcgacgcACGAGCTTCTTAGGCCGCGACACGAAGCGGTCGCTGTCGGCGCTTTTAGAGAGCGTGAAGAAGACTAacgacgcgccgcctgcaccgACCGGGGAGCACCACGAAACGCCCTCGCCAATCCTCCTCGCGGGGACTGCCGTCgtcggaggcagcggccgcgcgctcgtcgtcggcgtcggaATCCACTCGCAGCAAGGCGAAATGTATAGACAGCTGACGTCCTTCGATGCGCAGCCCACTCCTCTGCAAA ACAAACTGAACGCCCTCGCCAGGGATATCGGCCGCATCGGCTTCGTGGCCGCCTGCCTGACGCTACTTGTTCTCTTTGTTCA GTACTGGATTCTCTACGCACTGCTGCCGGAGGAGTCGCGTCCCTCCGCAGGGGCGATTGGGCGCGAGCACGTCGACTTCCTCGTGACGGCGATTACCATTATTGTCGTCGCCGTGCCTGAGGGCTTGCCGCTGGCTGTGACGATTTCGCTCGCCTACTCGATCGGCAAGATGCTCAAAGACCAAAACTACGTTcgacgcctcgcggcctgcgaaACCATGGGCGGCGCGAACGAAATCTGCAGCGACAAAACAGGCACGCTCACGAAGAACCTGATGAGCGTCGAGGCCCTCTGGGCAGGCGCCGACGTGGCCTACAGGGACGACGAACTCTGGGCTCGCTGGAGAGATCAGGGCTTCGCCCTCAGCCAGCACGCGActggcgcgccgagcgccagaggcagggccgccgcgaccggcaggcgcgccgagtccagccgcgccgccccgccggcgtCCAGCGACGACcaggcgctggagacagagaaaacaagagaagacaagcgaggaagaagcgtcgccttccgcggcgcgcacacACAGCCAGGCCTCGCGCCCACGCGGATGCCCAGCAAGTACTTCAAG ATCTTTATGGACAACATCGCGCTGAACAGCACGAGTGTGTTGGAGAGGAAGGCACTTCCGGTGGCGgactcgccggcgcgcagccgcttgaTTTCGCTCGCGAGCGGAACGTTGAAGGCCACGCAGACCGTCGTAAAGCAGGTCGGGTCGCCAACCGAGTGCGCGCTGCTCGAGTTCGCGGGCGAGATGGGCTTCGACtacgagcgcctgcgcgacgaaAAACTCCTCATCGAGACCGAC CTTGTCCACCGAGAGCCCTTCACGAGCGACCGGAAGCTAATGACCACAGTCGTGAACGTCTGGGACGAGGCCGAACTCCCGTctgccgacgcgcagccttctccgcagctcagcggcgcgtcgtctgctgcctCGGAGCTGCGTTCGGGCTCgatcctgcggcggcgcctgtcggGGCCCTCGCGGATCCAGGCAGCGGCCCTGGCCTCGCCCGCAGGAgggctgtcgccgccgccgcgaccgtcCGGAAGCCTCCCGGCGCTCTCCACGTACCGCGTGCTGGTAaagggcgccgcagagacagtcCTGCGGCTGTGCGCACACGTCGTCTGCCCCCTGTCAGTCTCCGCGGACGCCCCtgagagcgagcgcgaggaatccgcggcggcgctggcgccgctggacGCCGAGCGCATCTTAGAGATCGAAAGAACAGTCATTCACCGCCTGGCTGGGGAGGCGCTCCGGACGATTTGCCTCGCGTACCGCGACATCACCGTggaggacggcgacaggTCCTGGCTCCAAGACAGCGAAATCAAACCCTTCAAAAAAATGGAAGTCGGCCTCACGTGCCTTGCCATCGTCGGAATCCG CGACCCCGTGCGCGCGGAGGTGCCTGCGGCAGTCCGCGCCTGCCAGAAGGCGGGGATTCGCGTGCGGATGGTCACCGGCGACAACAtcgagacggcgaagcaaaTCGCCATAAAGTGCAACATCTACCATCCTGAGAGCA ACGGCCTCGCGATGACGGCCTCGGAATTCAAcgccctcgtcggcggcgtcgtctgcaACAACTGCCGTCTGAGCTCTTGCAGCTGCCCGCGCGACCCCACAGAGGAGAAGCGAACAGGAAAAAAGATGCGGACAGATGTCATCGCGAACCCCGACGCGTTCAACGAAATTGCCGATAA CTTGGAGGTTCTGTCGCGGTCTCAGCCGCATGATAAGTACGTGTTGGTCGTCGGCCTaaagcagcgcggcgccgtcgtcgcagTGACGGGTGATGGCGCGaacgacgcgcctgcgctcaaAACTGCGGACGTCGGATTCGCCATGGGCATCTCCG GGAAAGAAGTCGCGAAACAGGCGGCGGACATCGTGCTGCTCGACGACAACTTTGGCAGCATCGTGAAGGCGGTAAAATGGGGCCGTAACGTCTACGACAACATCCGCAGGTTCCTTCAGTTTCAGCTCACCGTGAACGTCGTCGCGGTCACGACGGCCTTCCTCACGG CCATGGTGATTCGCGAGAGCCCGCTGACGGCCGTGCAGATGCTGTGGGTGAATTTGATCATGGACTCCTTCGCGTCCCTGGCGCTCGCCACGGAGCCGCCGACCGACGAGCTTCTCAACCGGAAGCCGCACAGCCGCAAGGAATACCTCGTCAGCCAA GTTATGTTTCGAAACATCGTAGGGCAAGCGATTTACCAGCTGACAGTTTTGCTGCTGTTGATCTTCGGCGCAGAGCGCTTTATTCCCGAAGAGCCGTGGACCTACCTCTCTCACGGCCTCCGCACGAGGTTTCCAAAATTCTGCGAATTCAGCG ACTGCACGCAGGTTCCTGACGCGCTGCCTCGGGGGACGTTCATCCGCTCGGGGCGCCGCTACTTGCCGTTTTCGAATCGCGAAGACTACTTCAATCGCTGGCGGGTGGACCTGGGCGCCTCGCGACACTACACCTTGGTCTTCAACGTGTTTGTCTTTATGCAAATCTTCAACATGCTGAACGCGCGAAAGATCAACGACGAGTGGAACGTCTCCTCAGGCGTCCTGCGAAACAAACTCTGGATCTCAATCGCGCTCTTCATCGGCGTCGTGCAGGTGCTTGTTGTCGAATTCGGCGGCATCGCCGTCAGCTGCCACTTCCAG GGTCTCACCGGCGCGCAGTGGGTCATCTCGCTGGCCTTCGGCGCTGGCAGCGTCCTCGTGGGATTTCTTCTTCACCTCGTACCTTACAAGTTCCTCCCGCAGACGGGAAAGAAAGAAGTCGACCTCCTCCATGCCGgtccctctctcgccctcgcctcgcgcggccg GCTTTCTTCGGAGCGCCTGTCGGTTcgcctgggcggcggcgtgggtCTGACCTCAGAGCAGAAGCGCGCACTCCT